From Melanotaenia boesemani isolate fMelBoe1 chromosome 12, fMelBoe1.pri, whole genome shotgun sequence, a single genomic window includes:
- the med4 gene encoding mediator of RNA polymerase II transcription subunit 4 has translation MRSSFNIELNMAAVAEKSTKERLISVLDDLEVLSRELIEMLALSRSQKLPQQGEDSQILELLVQRDKEFQELMEVAQQQGKVHQEMQLLEKEVEKRDSDIQQLQKQLKEAEHILATAVYQAKEKLKSIDKARKGSISSEEIIKYAHRISASNAVCAPLNWVPGDPRRPYPTDLEMRSGMLGHMANLPTNGVNGHLPGDALAAGRLPDILTPHYPWQSSDVSVGMLPPHHGNDFSLEPPGHNKENEDDVEVMSTDSSSSSSDSD, from the exons ATGCGCAGTAGCTTTAACATAGAATTAAACATGGCGGCGGTGGCTGAGAAGTCCACGAAAGAGCGGTTGATATCTGTGTTAGATGATTTGGAGGTTTTATCCCG ggAGCTGATAGAGATGTTGGCTCTGTCCAGAAGCCAGAAACTACCCCAACAAGGAGAGGACTCACAG ATCCTGGAGCTGCTTGTGCAGAGGGACAAGGAGTTCCAGGAACTGATGGAGGTGGCCCAGCAGCAGGGGAAGGTTCATCAGGAGATGCAGCTGCTGGAGAAGGAGGTGGAGAAGAGAGACAGTGACATTCAGCAGCTCCAAAAACAGCTGAAGGAGGCGGAACACATCTTG gcCACTGCTGTTTACCAAGCAAAAGAGAAACTCAAATCCATTGACAAAGCCAGAAAAG GAAGCATCTCATCAGAGGAAATCATAAAGTACGCTCACAGAATCAGTGCCAGTAACGCCGTGTGTGCCCCGCTCAACTGGGTGCCAG GTGATCCACGCAGACCTTATCCTACTGACCTGGAAATGCGCAGTGGGATGCTCGGCCACATGGCTAACTTGCCAACCAATGGGGTGAACGGGCATCTGCCCGGTGACGCGCTGGCTGCTGGAAGGTTACCAG ACATCCTGACGCCCCACTATCCCTGGCAGTCATCAGATGTCTCGGTGGGGATGCTGCCTCCTCACCATGGCAACGACTTTAGCCTGGAGCCCCCTGGTCACAACAAGGAGAATGAAGATGATGTGGAGGTCATGTCGACTGATTCTTCCAGTAGCAGCAGCGACTCAGACTGA